From the genome of Streptomyces sp. NBC_01317, one region includes:
- a CDS encoding FAD-dependent monooxygenase → MNDDPAVDVLIVGAGPTGTALAIDLARRGHSLRVIDKSPHAFDGSRAKGIQPRSLEVLEDLGALDDILAGGSGFPLLGVHLGPVTVPWRMVRNARAGVDVPYPSTWLIPQFRTDRALRARLESLGRRVEFGTELVELVQGPGAVTADVAGPDGIERIVARYVVGADGGSSRVRKQLAVEFAGATGEQDRMLLVDAATSGLSRDRWHVWPGAGGRFVGACPLPYSDLFQWMIRPAQDEEPPGTEARINERVRSHTGNRRIALTGIRWTSVFRPNIRLAESYRRGRVFLAGDAAHVHTPAGAQGLNTGLQDAYNLGWKLSQVLAGADDALLDSYEAERLPLAESVLNLSTKKYEGIAKLDPSSIRRGKDEQQLALTYHGGPLAARAHSDATKKLRVGDRAPDSRLAGRDGRPVRLFDLYQGPHFTAPAYGSRAGEALDRLEWPEVGAPLTRIVFGKDAGHAKDAEHAHHRLTDPRRTTRRVYGLTEDTLLVIRPDGYIGHNRSRLRRGLPVRHPKGRPDHDARRMREEQGHLSEEEGHRHRSVACCLAVRTRAVAARPITVPAAMSVG, encoded by the coding sequence GTGAACGACGACCCTGCCGTCGACGTCCTGATCGTCGGAGCCGGCCCGACCGGCACCGCTCTGGCGATCGATCTCGCACGCCGTGGCCACTCCCTCCGCGTCATCGACAAGTCACCGCACGCCTTCGACGGTTCGCGGGCCAAGGGAATTCAGCCGCGTTCCCTCGAAGTACTCGAAGATCTCGGGGCACTTGACGACATCCTGGCGGGCGGCAGCGGCTTTCCGCTGCTGGGTGTTCATCTGGGGCCGGTGACCGTGCCCTGGCGCATGGTGCGCAACGCGCGGGCCGGCGTGGACGTTCCGTACCCGAGCACCTGGCTGATCCCCCAGTTCCGTACCGACCGCGCGCTGCGCGCGCGCCTGGAAAGCCTGGGCCGCCGCGTGGAGTTCGGGACGGAGCTGGTCGAGTTGGTGCAGGGCCCCGGCGCGGTGACGGCCGATGTGGCGGGGCCCGACGGGATCGAGCGGATCGTCGCCCGCTATGTCGTGGGTGCCGACGGCGGTTCCAGCCGGGTCCGCAAGCAATTGGCCGTCGAATTCGCCGGGGCGACGGGCGAGCAGGACCGGATGCTCCTCGTGGACGCCGCCACCTCAGGTTTGTCCCGTGACCGGTGGCACGTCTGGCCCGGGGCCGGCGGCAGATTTGTGGGTGCCTGCCCCCTCCCGTACAGCGACCTGTTCCAGTGGATGATCCGGCCGGCGCAGGACGAGGAACCCCCGGGCACCGAGGCGCGGATCAATGAGCGCGTCCGCTCGCACACCGGGAACCGGCGCATCGCGCTCACCGGCATCCGGTGGACCTCGGTCTTCCGGCCCAACATCCGCCTGGCGGAGAGCTACCGGCGGGGACGCGTCTTCCTCGCCGGAGACGCCGCTCACGTACACACCCCGGCCGGCGCCCAAGGGCTGAACACCGGCCTCCAGGACGCGTACAACCTCGGCTGGAAGCTGTCACAGGTCCTGGCGGGGGCCGACGACGCGCTGTTGGACAGTTACGAGGCCGAGCGGCTGCCCCTCGCGGAGAGTGTGCTGAACCTGTCGACCAAGAAGTACGAGGGCATCGCCAAGCTCGACCCTTCGAGCATCCGCCGGGGCAAGGACGAGCAGCAGCTCGCCCTGACCTACCACGGCGGCCCGCTCGCCGCCCGCGCCCACAGCGACGCGACGAAGAAGCTGCGGGTGGGAGACCGCGCTCCGGACTCCCGTCTGGCGGGTCGTGACGGACGTCCGGTCAGACTCTTCGACCTCTACCAAGGCCCGCACTTCACCGCGCCGGCGTACGGCAGCCGTGCCGGCGAGGCCCTCGACCGCCTCGAATGGCCCGAAGTCGGGGCCCCGTTGACTCGTATCGTCTTCGGTAAAGATGCCGGGCACGCCAAAGACGCCGAGCACGCCCACCACCGCCTGACCGACCCGCGCCGGACGACCCGGCGCGTCTATGGACTGACCGAGGACACCCTGCTCGTCATCCGTCCCGACGGATACATCGGCCACAATCGCTCACGTCTCCGCAGGGGACTTCCTGTCCGGCACCCGAAGGGCCGTCCTGACCATGACGCCCGCCGTATGAGGGAAGAGCAAGGTCACCTGAGCGAAGAGGAAGGTCACCGCCACCGCTCCGTGGCCTGCTGTTTGGCGGTGAGGACCAGGGCCGTCGCCGCCAGGCCGATCACGGTTCCGGCGGCGATGTCCGTCGGATAG
- a CDS encoding TetR/AcrR family transcriptional regulator — translation MRIVDEEGAEALSMRTLAKRLGSGTATLYRHFDNRAEVVAQVTDRLFGMIDIEPGPAATEWREACRTMMENVFAVLRRHRGVAPLLMEESPAGPHARAVRERCVALLLDNGFSPRIAAQAYATLARYVLGFAMQLGEQGRPGDEPPDKRAPTPVHPADPSLYPATTRVAAFLPVPLEEEFSFGLGLLIEGLAQLRDGA, via the coding sequence ATGCGGATCGTCGACGAGGAGGGCGCCGAGGCCCTGTCGATGCGCACGCTCGCGAAGCGCCTGGGCTCCGGTACGGCGACGCTGTACCGGCATTTCGACAATCGGGCGGAGGTCGTCGCCCAGGTGACCGACCGGCTGTTCGGCATGATCGACATCGAGCCGGGGCCCGCCGCGACCGAGTGGCGCGAGGCCTGCCGCACCATGATGGAGAACGTGTTCGCGGTCCTGCGCCGCCATCGCGGGGTGGCGCCCCTGCTGATGGAGGAATCCCCTGCCGGCCCGCACGCGAGGGCGGTCCGCGAGCGCTGCGTCGCCCTCCTGCTGGACAACGGTTTCTCGCCGAGAATCGCCGCACAGGCGTACGCGACACTGGCCCGCTACGTCCTGGGCTTCGCGATGCAGCTCGGAGAACAGGGACGGCCCGGCGACGAGCCCCCCGACAAGCGAGCACCCACGCCCGTCCACCCGGCGGACCCGTCCCTGTACCCGGCCACGACGAGGGTGGCCGCTTTCCTCCCGGTGCCGCTGGAGGAGGAGTTCTCCTTCGGACTCGGCCTGCTCATCGAGGGCCTCGCCCAACTCCGCGACGGCGCCTGA
- a CDS encoding amidohydrolase family protein, translating into MKEAYAILEAGLRTYVESGVRIVLSADSGLFVQFFGIAEHRELQAMVQAGMPAQQAIQAATRTPAQILGLPDRGTLEPGKRADLLVLDADPLDNIANTRKIAAVYLAGKPVDRTALRTAWTAGT; encoded by the coding sequence ATGAAGGAGGCCTACGCCATCCTGGAGGCCGGCCTGCGCACCTACGTCGAAAGCGGCGTACGGATCGTCCTCTCCGCCGACTCCGGGCTGTTCGTCCAGTTCTTCGGCATCGCCGAACACCGCGAACTCCAAGCCATGGTCCAGGCCGGAATGCCCGCCCAACAGGCCATCCAGGCCGCCACCCGCACACCCGCCCAGATCCTCGGACTGCCCGACCGGGGCACCCTGGAACCAGGGAAACGCGCCGACCTCCTCGTACTCGACGCCGACCCCCTCGACAACATCGCCAACACCCGCAAGATCGCGGCCGTCTACCTCGCCGGGAAGCCCGTGGACAGGACGGCGCTGCGCACGGCCTGGACGGCCGGCACCTAG
- a CDS encoding CHAT domain-containing protein codes for MGLSTSSQEAEFNRIQQAINALQERGRRDGSAAVAVDIWQLMRHCMDKMVQGDPAFARLVFRTTRISFGVHAELGQWFFASVSSLLFVSAVAVIEAQSTKNGVAFPEEALPDIQMMADMSVDVAHRSGVPLVGYMVAEGLTGLQMSDRTMARELSTFLGGEDAVRRVRRLRRTVQAAVDRKLESPTGAHTVEALRVHADLMMVQELDLTLAELSSGDALYSTARTVSAVLAADKTARSVLYLAPGVQGGTAIRLEAPDSGRELCESIALPGLGLKEVQAQLDTLRQALASEPPLVKARDRAVRAAQAAVTDAVWKPVLDAWPDLMGGRVALIPLGQSALLPLYTAPVDGMPVCGLLDLTVVPSGNALMFAAAWPRPSRIEPLIVADPWYHDGAGGKPIPFTVPEARRIAAVHGVTPTILRGQNSPAAESQGSERLRGLGRSSSGVARPTGPAPQGLAQQMTSANLIHLAGHGSLDAHRPLESTILLGQPLPLSSLLGHDLQRGTTVVLSACHLAGIGIRLPGEQLGFPAALLAMGASSVIAALWAVPDSEQTIELMSTLHEELRRGVLPSAALGKAVTNAAAAGARPTAWGSFTHFGA; via the coding sequence ATGGGACTGTCCACGTCGTCCCAGGAGGCCGAGTTCAACCGGATCCAACAGGCCATCAACGCCTTGCAGGAACGGGGACGGCGCGACGGCTCCGCCGCAGTGGCGGTCGACATCTGGCAGCTCATGCGGCACTGCATGGACAAGATGGTCCAAGGTGATCCCGCGTTCGCCCGGCTCGTCTTCCGGACGACTCGCATCTCTTTCGGCGTGCACGCCGAACTGGGCCAGTGGTTCTTCGCGTCCGTCTCCAGCCTGTTGTTCGTCAGCGCGGTGGCCGTCATCGAGGCCCAGAGCACGAAGAACGGCGTGGCGTTCCCCGAGGAGGCACTGCCTGACATCCAGATGATGGCGGACATGTCCGTGGATGTGGCCCACCGATCCGGCGTTCCGCTCGTCGGCTACATGGTCGCGGAGGGCCTGACCGGACTCCAGATGAGTGACCGCACCATGGCACGCGAGCTGTCCACCTTTCTCGGTGGAGAGGACGCCGTACGACGTGTGCGCAGGCTTCGTCGCACGGTGCAGGCCGCTGTGGACCGGAAGCTGGAATCGCCCACCGGGGCGCACACCGTCGAGGCCTTGCGTGTCCACGCCGACCTGATGATGGTCCAGGAACTGGACCTGACCCTGGCGGAGTTGTCGAGCGGAGACGCGCTCTACTCGACTGCTCGTACCGTGTCCGCCGTGCTCGCCGCGGACAAGACAGCGCGTTCGGTCCTCTACCTCGCCCCCGGCGTCCAGGGTGGTACGGCGATACGGCTGGAAGCGCCGGACAGCGGGCGGGAGTTGTGCGAGAGCATCGCCCTGCCCGGCCTGGGACTCAAAGAGGTCCAGGCCCAACTCGACACGTTACGCCAGGCTTTGGCATCGGAGCCGCCGCTGGTCAAGGCCCGTGACCGGGCGGTCCGCGCAGCGCAGGCCGCCGTCACGGACGCGGTGTGGAAACCCGTACTCGACGCCTGGCCGGACCTCATGGGGGGCCGCGTCGCCCTCATACCACTGGGGCAGAGCGCCCTCCTGCCGCTGTACACCGCGCCGGTGGACGGCATGCCCGTATGCGGGCTCCTCGACCTCACCGTCGTCCCCTCCGGCAACGCCCTCATGTTCGCGGCGGCATGGCCCCGGCCCTCACGCATCGAGCCCCTGATCGTGGCCGACCCCTGGTATCACGACGGGGCAGGCGGCAAACCGATCCCCTTCACCGTGCCCGAGGCCCGCAGGATCGCCGCCGTGCACGGCGTGACACCCACGATCCTCCGGGGCCAGAACTCGCCCGCCGCCGAGTCCCAAGGATCCGAGCGTCTGCGCGGTCTCGGCCGGTCTTCCAGCGGCGTCGCCCGCCCCACAGGTCCGGCGCCGCAGGGCCTGGCTCAACAGATGACGTCCGCGAACCTCATCCATCTCGCGGGCCATGGTTCCCTCGACGCCCACCGTCCGCTGGAGTCCACCATTCTCCTGGGCCAACCCCTGCCTCTGTCCTCGCTCCTCGGACACGACTTGCAACGCGGAACCACCGTCGTCCTGTCCGCCTGCCACTTGGCCGGCATCGGCATCCGGCTCCCCGGCGAGCAACTCGGCTTTCCCGCCGCGCTGCTGGCGATGGGGGCAAGCTCCGTGATCGCCGCGCTCTGGGCCGTACCGGACTCCGAACAGACCATCGAGCTGATGTCCACCTTGCATGAGGAACTCCGCCGGGGAGTCCTCCCCTCCGCCGCACTCGGCAAAGCGGTGACCAACGCGGCGGCTGCCGGCGCCCGTCCCACGGCCTGGGGTTCCTTCACCCACTTCGGCGCGTGA